Proteins encoded by one window of Archaeoglobus veneficus SNP6:
- a CDS encoding DUF294 nucleotidyltransferase-like domain-containing protein — MFEGLDLQAVKIRDIISSEPVIVHPSMSIRDAARLMHSTGKSYVLLADVEIKGIVTEGDIKRAVANEVPVTTPLSKIATTNLITIDEDSTLFDAIVLFFKNRIRHLPVKRGKKIVGVISINDVLLFASRIPFYFLDSSAKAQSIDELGEIYRKLNTFIIENLARDEYVNPVDFGKILGYINDQILRSVVRLSIDELGSPPSRFSLFVMGSEGRFEQLIKSDQDNALVFENDAHREYFVELGSIIHSNLLRVGFPECRGNYTVGNEEWVRSAEEWMKLIAEWEIIYSPENLLKISIFSDMRFVYGDVSLFNLLKSVLFRLGEKDVIFIKLLVEALKFRPPIGFAGRLTSDVIDLKKDAVTPVVAPVRVLSLRFGVRAYNTAERIEELAEKGAISKELAANLKTSYVFLKRMQFLAQVANIRRGKEKINLLNLKELPKLRVEFIKDSLKSVAEFQKMVAARYL, encoded by the coding sequence ATGTTTGAAGGCCTCGACCTGCAGGCTGTAAAGATCAGAGATATAATCAGCAGCGAGCCTGTCATCGTCCATCCGTCAATGAGCATCAGGGATGCAGCAAGACTGATGCACAGCACTGGCAAGTCCTACGTTCTGCTTGCAGACGTTGAAATCAAGGGGATAGTGACGGAAGGGGACATAAAGAGGGCAGTCGCAAATGAGGTGCCGGTAACGACTCCTCTCAGCAAAATTGCGACGACGAACCTCATAACAATCGACGAGGACAGCACACTGTTTGATGCGATAGTCCTCTTTTTTAAAAACAGAATAAGACATTTGCCCGTAAAAAGGGGCAAAAAAATAGTAGGCGTTATTTCAATAAACGACGTGCTTCTGTTCGCTTCCAGGATACCATTCTACTTTCTTGACAGTTCCGCAAAGGCTCAGAGCATCGACGAGCTTGGAGAAATATACAGAAAGCTAAACACGTTCATAATAGAAAATCTGGCGAGGGACGAGTACGTCAACCCTGTGGACTTTGGAAAAATACTCGGCTACATCAACGACCAGATATTGAGGAGCGTTGTAAGACTGAGCATAGACGAGCTCGGCAGCCCCCCTTCGAGGTTCAGCCTCTTCGTTATGGGAAGTGAGGGCAGGTTCGAGCAGCTCATAAAGAGCGATCAGGATAATGCTCTCGTTTTCGAAAACGATGCCCACAGGGAATACTTCGTCGAACTTGGCAGTATCATTCATTCGAACCTGCTCAGGGTGGGCTTTCCAGAGTGCAGGGGCAACTACACAGTTGGCAACGAGGAGTGGGTCAGGTCAGCGGAAGAATGGATGAAGCTGATTGCCGAGTGGGAGATTATATACTCTCCTGAGAACCTCCTTAAAATTTCGATATTCAGCGACATGAGGTTCGTTTATGGCGATGTCTCTCTATTCAACCTCCTGAAGAGTGTTCTATTTCGTCTTGGCGAGAAGGATGTGATATTTATAAAGCTGCTCGTCGAAGCTCTGAAGTTCAGGCCGCCAATAGGCTTTGCTGGACGCCTCACTTCGGACGTCATAGACCTGAAGAAGGATGCAGTCACTCCAGTTGTTGCTCCCGTTAGGGTGCTCAGCCTGAGATTTGGTGTGAGGGCTTACAACACAGCGGAGAGGATAGAGGAGCTTGCCGAAAAAGGAGCGATAAGCAAGGAACTCGCTGCCAATCTTAAAACGAGCTACGTGTTTCTGAAAAGAATGCAGTTCCTCGCTCAGGTTGCCAACATCAGGAGGGGGAAGGAAAAAATCAACCTGCTGAACCTCAAGGAACTGCCAAAGCTCAGGGTCGAGTTTATCAAGGATTCCCTGAAAAGTGTTGCCGAATTCCAGAAGATGGTGGCTGCAAGATATCTGTAA